The proteins below are encoded in one region of Juglans microcarpa x Juglans regia isolate MS1-56 chromosome 4D, Jm3101_v1.0, whole genome shotgun sequence:
- the LOC121259243 gene encoding nodulation receptor kinase-like: MMGGSDNWILKLVECFILFLFILVQSTCAQEEFVSIACCADSNFNDQNININWTTDNSWFPNRTGCRSVVEEGLGNHEGYVMKARIFTIDSGKRCYNLTTIEEQDYLVRATFLFADSLNITLDTSFDVLVGVTPIGRVNSSKNLEVEGIFRAAKDHIDFCLEKVKGDPYISKLELRPLKNLNYLKEIISPSVLKVISRIDVGGGAAIRYPVDESDRIWKPLENSPPPVTNLSSFPNDKANNVTAPNLKVLQTALNHSERLEFREDLDKHHSDYRVILYFLELNGSVKSGERVFDIYINNDKLRQNFDILANGSNYKEVALDVKANGSLNMTLVKASAGIFGPICNAYEILQVHPWVQETNQKDVDVALNVRNELLASNQENELLKSWSGDPCLPNPWHGLGCDPYNGSFIITSLDLSSSKLRGSIPPSIAELAKLKTLNLSYNCFNGSIPELPVLSVLESMDIRHNQLTRQPPESLISLPHLQSLYYGCNCYLDKKLQPSFNESRLRTDSGRCDSEGRTHTPVIVIGIVACGSFLFTIVVGIVFVCIYRRRLRHRGGFDNKEQHMVENILIYLPSKDDISTKSIAIEKFTLASIEAATEKYKTLIGEGGFGSVFHGMLLEGQEVAVKVRSAESTQGTREFENELNLLSEIRHENLVPLLGYCSENDQQILVYPFMSNGSLQDRLYGDAAKRKTLDWPTRLSIALGAARGLQYLHTFAGRCIIHRDVKSSNILLDHTMCAKVADFGFSKYAPQEGDSGVISLEVRGTAGYLDPEYYTTQQLSVKSDVFSFGVVLLEIVTGREPLNIHRPRNEWSLVEWATPYLRDQKIDEIVDPSIRGGYHAEAMWRVVEAAQSCIETSAAYRPFMANIVRELEDALIIENNASEYMKSIDSLGTSNSNRFSVVMDKRIALPPMSTPSEPSSIMTQQPSPPQPR, translated from the exons ATGATGGGGGGATCGGATAACTGGATTTTGAAACTGGTTGAGTGTTTTATCCTTTTCCTCTTCATACTTGTTCAATCAACTTGTGCACAAGAAG AATTTGTGAGCATAGCATGCTGCGCAGACTCAAACTTCAACgaccaaaacataaatataaattggaCAACAGATAATAGCTGGTTCCCTAATAGAACTGGTTGCCGAAGTGTAGTAGAAGAGGGACTGGGGAATCATGAGGGATATGTCATGAAAGCCCGAATATTCACCATAGATTCAGGGAAGAGATGTTATAATTTGACAACAATTGAGGAGCAAGACTACCTAGTAAGGGCTACATTTCTTTTTGCTGATTCACTTAACATAACTTTGGACACATCCTTCGATGTTTTGGTTGGTGTCACCCCAATCGGTCGAGTGAACTCGTCCAAGAACTTGGAAGTGGAAGGGATTTTTAGAGCTGCCAAGGACCATATTGACTTTTGCTTAGAGAAGGTGAAGGGAGATCCTTACATTTCAAAGCTTGAACTAAGGCCTCTGAAAAATTTGAACTATCTGAAGGAGATCATTTCTCCTAGTGTTTTGAAAGTGATTAGTAGAATTGATGTGGGAGGAGGAGCTGCTATCAG GTACCCAGTGGACGAAAGTGACAGAATTTGGAAACCATTAGAAAATTCACCACCCCCAGTGACGAACCTTTCCAGCTTTCCGAACGACAAAGCTAACAATGTGACGGCACCTAATTTGAAAGTCCTCCAGACAGCTCTAAACCATTCCGAGAGATTGGAGTTCCGCGAAGATCTCGACAAACATCACTCTGATTACCGTGTGATCCTCTACTTCCTTGAGCTCAACGGCAGTGTTAAATCTGGGGAAAGGGTGTTTGATATTTACATTAACAATGATAAATTAAGGCAGAATTTTGATATATTGGCTAATGGGTCCAACTATAAGGAGGTTGCTTTGGATGTTAAAGCAAATGGGTCTCTTAATATGACTTTGGTCAAGGCCTCAGCTGGTATCTTTGGGCCCATTTGCAATGCCTATGAAATCTTGCAGGTGCACCCATGGGTGCAAGAGACTAATCAGAAAGATG TGGATGTGGCTTTGAACGTGAGGAATGAGTTACTGGCATCTAACCAAGAGAATGAACTGTTGAAAAGTTGGTCTGGAGATCCATGTCTTCCAAACCCCTGGCATGGTTTGGGTTGTGATCCCTATAATGGTTCATTTATCATCACCAGTTT GGATCTTTCTTCAAGTAAACTTCGAGGGTCAATCCCTCCCAGTATCGCCGAACTGGCCAAATTAAAAACACT GAATCTGAGCTACAACTGTTTCAATGGCAGTATTCCAGAGCTTCCTGTTCTTTCCGTGCTAGAGTCAAT GGACATCAGACACAATCAGCTTACAAGACAACCTCCAGAATCTCTTATCTCACTGCCACATTTACAATCACT ATATTACGGGTGCAATTGTTATTTAGACAAAAAACTTCAACCCAGCTTCAACGAATCAAGACTTCGTACAGA CTCTGGAAGATGTGATTCTGAAGGACGAACACATACACCAGTAATCGTCATTGGCATCGTTGCATGTGGATCATTTCTATTTACCATTGTAGTTGGAATCGTTTTTGTTTGCATTTACAGACGAAGATTAAGGCACAGGGGAGGATTTGATAATAAAGAACAGCATATGGTTGAGA ATATACTTATCTACCTACCCAGCAAAGATGATATCAGTACAAAGTCAATAGCTATTGAGAAGTTTACACTGGCATCCATAGAGGCTGCCACCGAGAAGTACAAAACCTTGATAGGCGAAGGGGGATTTGGGTCGGTTTTCCATGGCATGCTACTTGAGGGCCAGGAAGTGGCAGTAAAGGTTCGGTCAGCAGAATCTACTCAGGGAACCCGGGAATTTGAGAACGAG CTAAACCTGCTCTCAGAGATTCGACATGAGAACCTGGTGCCTCTTCTTGGTTATTGTAGTGAAAATGACCAACAAATTCTTGTTTATCCTTTTATGTCTAATGGCTCCCTACAAGATCGTCTCTATG GGGATGCAGCAAAAAGGAAAACTCTGGACTGGCCAACCAGACTTTCTATTGCTCTAGGTGCTGCTAGAG GTTTGCAATATCTTCACACGTTTGCTGGGCGTTGCATAATACATAGAGATGTAAAATCAAGCAATATACTCTTGGATCATACAATGTGCGCAAAGGTTGCAGACTTTGGTTTCTCAAAGTACGCTCCTCAGGAAGGGGACAGTGGTGTTATTTCTCTGGAAGTGAGAGGAACAGCTGGTTACCTAGATCCAGA GTACTATACGACCCAGCAGTTGTCTGTAAAAAGTGATGTCTTCAGCTTTGGTGTGGTTCTACTTGAAATTGTAACCGGTCGTGAGCCTCTCAACATACACAGGCCACGCAATGAATGGAGCTTGGTTGAATGG GCCACACCCTATCTAAGAGATCAAAAGATTGACGAAATCGTGGACCCTAGCATCAGGGGTGGGTACCATGCAGAGGCAATGTGGAGAGTTGTGGAAGCGGCACAGTCATGTATTGAGACCAGTGCTGCTTATCGGCCATTCATGGCTAATATTGTCCGGGAGCTGGAGGATGCTTTGATCATAGAGAACAATGCATCTGAATACATGAAGTCCATAGACAGTTTGGGAACTTCCAACTCCAATCGCTTCTCTGTTGTCATGGACAAAAGAATTGCTCTACCACCCATGTCAACTCCATCAGAACCGTCATCTATTATGACGCAACAACCCTCTCCTCCCCAGCCAAGATAG
- the LOC121259242 gene encoding protein BRICK 1 produces MARAGGITNAVNVGIAVQADWENREFISHISLNVRRLFDFLVQFEATTKSKLASLNEKLDTLERRLELLEAQVGTASANQSLFAT; encoded by the exons ATGGCAAGGGCAGGAGGGATTACAAATGCGGTGAATGTTGGGATAGCAGTGCAAGCTGATTGGGAGAACCGCGAGTTCATCTCTCACATTTCGCTCAATGTTCGACGCCTCTTTGATTTCCTTGTCCAATTCG AGGCTACAACGAAGAGCAAACTCGCATCGTTGAATGAGAAGCTTGACACACTCGAGCGGCGTCTTGAACTTCTTGAGGCCCAAGTGGGTACTGCATCAGCCAATCAGTCTCTTTTCGCTACATGA